Genomic segment of Siniperca chuatsi isolate FFG_IHB_CAS linkage group LG16, ASM2008510v1, whole genome shotgun sequence:
atgtttccatctcatagTCCCAGCGTGGTGCCAAGggcgtctgtttttttttcattcccttCTTCAACACTTGGGGTGACCCCTCATCGTCGTCGTCCCAAAGCGGTCCTCCCTtctgaagtttatgatattgctcgCGAGCATGggggttactcatcaaggatgaagggatgttgagctcccgtaaagtatttagaaaccccatccatcccttgggttctctggattttttatgcgtgaaggagagatttttaatcaggtctagcaggtgtgagcctttcacaatctctcctttaTGGACAAACTCTCCTGAAGGAGCCCATCCgctcttggttaatttcttcataatgtactctgCATTGTTACGGTAGCGAACAGGCAGGTTTTGCAGCACCTCGCTAGCAGTTTCATCCAGCGTTACTTGCTTGTCTTCTCgctgattttcttgttcccCCGATTCTTGGGCTAGAGTCAAAGTGATACGAcggtcatctttctcatcttgtttgagtaatgttaggtatctttgcagcagagcgttgtatttttttattttgtcatgagcattcaaacccttttcatttaacacatccctcatttttacatccaaatcattttctgccgtACGTCTCATCGTTTCCCCGGCGCTGGGAGCAGAAGCTACCGACTGACTCAGACGGTTTAGCTGTTGCGgcgaaatcaaaaacatcttttgactcatgatttatcttctTCTAATAAGCCCTCCCAGCAACTCTCCAAATATCGGCACCACCGCTGACAGTAAAGGTAAGagaaaacctccagactgttttctcagagcctggtgtttggtttttagactgGTTTTTTTATTGGCTAGCAActtgataattttcttttgttttctgagttttttatattgagccgatgtcaggggaatgtttccttttaagaggtttaAGGAGAGCTCGCACAGAGACTGCAGAAAGTCAGATGAACAATGGTTGAGAATATCTTTACGTTTCCGAGGCGTGGCGTGACATAAAGCGCGTAGTAAAGGCGCATTTCTTTTTAAGCGCGCCGACATACTGGATCAGGACTTGGATTTAGGTAGATAGACGACGGGCCACTGATGGGGGAGTATTCCCGTCCTTAGTCTGTAATGTTCTGGGCAGCCGGGTGTGAGATCGATGATTAAATACCCGTGAGGATCTTTGGTAgcatcttcaaaactttctaataaaaaggcttttcgtccgggaaacatttgttgagccaatatattcaactgtaatctgtctcgagggtttttaaacagtaccagataattactgtttaaactgatggtgcggctgtgcttaccttgatggaaaagattttgagtcagcatcatgacggacatgttcttgtgatgcctgtattgtgtaaaaattttgaCTACATCGGGATGGTCcgaggcctgaaaaatgacatcgtcaaataatcaaatgattttggtcagagggaaacagtttttcatcatcaaaagaaggaggcaggccttcaacaaatttaatctttttattcttcttttgcagttcagcatacaacggttgaaacgatgtaaaaatccatacaatgttatcaggcagtatatccatcacatgattacagttttccaaaacagactttacaaaataagtcttgccacagccactcggtcctgtgaccagacaagaaaaaggcactttcaATCTGGGGTCAAAATCAATTTCTTCgggtgaaaacattttctcctcaataaccaaaaggcagtgtatgtcctagactcagcagcAGTCTTTTATCATACacaactctgaactttttttggaatgacgtgttttttagaaggaagcctttcttatctcGCACAATATTGTGTTGAGGGATTTCAAGGACTCCCCTCTCatcagagttttgcacataatcctgaaccaggtctttaacgctatcaaagttgacaatttcacagcattggtgcgcgtctgcgtaatgccttttatgcgtaaaacaaccttgttgtttcgagtttggtaagcataactttttggaccCGCCGCCACAAATTCTTTAATGCTATCTCCCCCTAACTCATCcgtcaaatctcccaggtaattacccagcTTGAGCTGCGTCTCTCCTCTTTTGTGACGTAGATGAGGCTGTCTGTGTCGCAGTAAAGGACTCTATCTTGCAACTGTTCCAAATATCTGTACAAAGTCAGACGTccgtaggctgtggtgaaagcggctataaaaacattatctaccttgtttggtagcgggatacagcggtctccgtaagaccactgaaccaaagccactttgtcacTGACGAAGGAGAAGTagttgactttatatttttcagaaaacatgaggttaaagaattcttccgggtctgtgactagtttggtttgtgtttggttgctTCTCTGCATAAACTTACCccaaaaggagttcagacataatttagacacttgtcttttagcagggtttggtctgattttatccgcctccagcaaaatccccTGGTTTGCACGATAATCgctgatgtacttttctctgctttcctgatcaGCAGCGTCGGAAGGGTAAcccgaagcttcctgtttacctttcagaaaagtgtgcatatagtcaacaaaaatagaatcactgcgtctatcaaagtgccatacctcagttatttcagctatccgatagcccatctccaaagccttgttaaattcaggagtgacccagacaccTGTCAACGCCCTGTCATCATCGCTATGCCGACACGGACCCTCCTGCAGATTGAGCTCTGCGCATGCTCggcaaagggtaaacacaagcttacCCCCCGTCGTTCTATagggcaggactggaaagtacaactctTTCGGCGGGTAGACCCTAgccctgattagcccaaagtagctttgaggttcttggaaatctttatagattatttcagggtgcccgagaggataggggaagttggtgttacagtacggatagagagatgtcacatctacataagagattgtctcgttcgacgcagcggtgtgtctcaactttatagcagaggtacgcCCTCCGTACAAAGCTTCGCGGGGTGACAACGGTTGTGGAgccttatattgtttgagaaactccttcagcCCGTGATGAGATTTTTTCAGCATCGTCCACGTGTGCTcacgcatgatgatgagttttaccttgtgcgTGGCTTCTAACTCACGTAATTTCTCCTCGCAGCGCGTGTGCAGCTCTCCGAAGGGGCGACccgtcagaggacaggtgtcgtGCGCTTGATAACAAATTGAACAGccgtgatagaaacatcctagaaactcataggcatatttcaccccagcGATCTCAGCATACCCGTCTACAAAGAAGcgccccagctgtttttcccccttatttaaagcatgctgGATAGGGATGCCGcgggtgtgtgacaaccactctaaccactggATACCGGCGTTTGAAAATGTCTTGAACTGACGCCTGTAGTCGTCCGGAGAGGGGATCGCTAATGTTTtaggtggtagaaagtttgtcagaaacaccttcatgcatgccgaCGCAATGGTCGCATGACGGCTGAAGGGGTCAACGGCGGTTTCAGAAATgtactgttttctgaaaagcatgcaaccctcagcgagaatgtctacatcattttgacaatagaggcgagcctctttcatgaagttgaatgtgccgtgCCGCACCGTCGCATACCAgctgtaaaagtctgttagttgctccgttgtcatggttTCAATACCGTAAGCCTGAGGGGAGGGTACTCGCCTGTATAACTCaaatgggcctctgagctgaaaccatgaggaaagTACCCTTTACTTTATCATTGAAACCGAGCGCTTTCGGGAAATTAGCTAAACGCATGGTTAAAAAGGATAGAGAGtcgatgtatctttgtttgtaatcgtTATCGGTGatgcaaattacttttgatccttgcttaatcaaagagggctttaatccctgttcgaccatggctttgataacGAGGTAACTGTCAAACCCTTTGGCGTTATGCGCAATAAACACAGCGTTTTTGTACAAAGGacgtctgaaatgcagtagaaactctttggcacaatctgcaccctgagagctccatgttttaccatctaaggttcgtgtacacactaaaaacggaACGTGAACGCCGTTCTTGTCAACGtatgtttcaaaatcataaaacaccactttttcattgtgttttgtttcagggggtATCGgttggatgtagcactgatgaacctcagTCTCAGAGTCAGAGGTCAATTTCTCgtcgcaaattttacatttcgcagtctgacatttgtgttgtttaccgTTACCGTTtatagcacagtagtacagcattgcacatttggtacattttttgtacaaagcacaagcgctggcatatgtttgacttctcgatctctctgtaggttctttgtgtttggccaaacagaaaggcgagcgacacgttctgttgcattggtcacacacaacaggttcACACGGCCTCTGTGTGCAACCGGGGTCAAAGCATACGGTGCAACGAGCTTCACAAGTATGGCCTAACACGGTGTTGaaacctgtaaagcagtgctcacaaacataaggcgaacctagaaaggctttgagatttttaaccgcatagtagtgattttggaagagaaacaaaatcagggttttactccGTCTTGGGCTATTTGTCAAGAATTTGCGGAGAGCTCTGTCTTCCTcggttctgtaaaacactacaattgtACAGTCCAACGCGGTTTCAAATTTAGGGATGTCGCTAAAGGATACAGCTGTCTGCTCGTCTAATCCTACATCAATTTGAATCTGTCTACCGCGTTCGAGGGCTTCTCTATCGCTGATATCAGGATCtaacagatgagccagacagatggcaaaacatagttgattctctctgttgtggacAACGTAcagaaaacgttttttttttttaatgatttcactgtCTAGCATTTTCCCAAGAACTCGTTTCCCCCCACCCCTAGGGTTCTGGATCACTTCTACAACAAGTTCTAGCTGACCATCGGCCATAACGGCCCAGTTAGACTGCACAACACGGAGTAAGAGCCTTTCAAAGTCGGCTAGGCTGGGGAGCTCGTCATTAGACAAGACGACCGAGACGTTACTAGGGAGATTTTCCCCGCGCAGCTCTAACTGTACCGCGTCCCGAGGAGTCACGTATGCTAATGCATTTTGTAGTAATGCATCGGCATGCTGTAGAGCTGTATTGTAAAAAATGCTGTAATCCACTATTCCATCAGCGTTAAGAGGGGGtggaaagtttaacaactgtctgatttgataatttgcaaatcGGCTTCGCCGCACAACGCGTGGTTGTGGGGAAATATGAGCACCTCCCTGCTGCACGGGAGgactgggtatgctgagatcgatGTAGTTTGGAGGCGTCTGAGGGTCTGATAAAGTGGGACTTTGTTCGagttggacattatttattctgattgtttcatttggtgatgattcattctctaactgttcaaggttagcgagagcttgatttaaagcaaggagaggatctacAGGCTGTTcggagctgttagatgtagcgGCTGCgtcgttttcattcaaatcacgTTCAGTTAAATCGTTTTGAAAACCCGACGCATTCTGGAGATTTTGTGCTACTGTGTCTGTTAAACTCTCTAACAAAGCTAATAATGCGTGTTGATCCATGACCTCATACAAATCAAAcgcttttaaaaaccttaaatcagCATCATTGCAAttatacagatgataaaaatcacagtctgaaacagtttacaaattgtcactttgTACACCTAACTTCGGACAGAGGAGCCAAAAGGCTCTAGACATCAGCTCCAATTGCTGGTGTGTAGCTCCGCAGCAGCGATGACACCTGGATGGTCTGGacctgggtctgtttgctggagacaaaaaagaaaaagagaaacaaaaaagaaaacattaacttcataaacACAGCAACCCCTTAaggtatgtaaacaaacagccagaccatgtgtgtgtgtgtgtgtgtgtgtgtgtgtgtgtgtgtgtgtgtgtgtgagcgagagagTCACAACATGCTGTGAAGCCAAGAGtaaggaccaaaaacagctgtttaagagagactgatgagaataacaaaagcaaaaacccCAGAATTTATAGCATCTTATtcgtaaattaaaaaaacaccaagatAACACTATAACTCAACCGTCACAGTTAATAGCTTGTAACgacacacagtcaaatataccttatgaaacactgcttttgtAGAAAGTTCGTTTTTAAGCATGgcctatttaatttcacacatacaaaaccttccgtgtatgcttatgatgtaaaatgagagaaaaggaacgTACATTGCTCCCTTctgggtaattattacatttatacggCATGATTGAATCGTctcacaatgtactgtaaaacaatttaaaaagcaaatagacTTACAACGTGCCGATGGAAATCCTTCGCTGGAAGCCCCGCGGGATCTCGGGTATGGAATCTCAGAACTGGTTCTCCTGCGGTTGCGACCCGATGAGAATCCTGGATCCCTGTCCGCTGGTTGAGGCCTCTCCGCGGTCATCAGCGGTTGATTAGCGGGTGAGACGGACTCCCGGTGAAATGGCGGTTGATCTTCAAAATTCTGATGCGGTATCACATCAGCCGGATCTCTTCCGGTTAACTGGGCAGCCTCTAAagaatgtataatgttttgacCGTCTGAGGTATGCCCCGTTGCGTCATCCTGTGGCTGCGATGATGGCGATAAcccttcttggaaatattggtcCAATTCGCCCCACAGATCTAGCATGAgaaaaagtttttgataaatattctgcgtaagttttaggttttaaaaaactggtaaaaaatGTAGCAACTCACCTGGTACTGcctctgaaagcacagatgaggagtcagtATCAGACGAGGTTTCGGATGTTGAGGTATCAGTTGCTGAATCTGAAAGGTATAATTTATAATCACggtaggaaataaaagtgttttagatattttagtATTACAAATACATAATGTAGACCTGTACTTACCAGACTCCTCTGCTTGAAGGTTCACCCCTccgtttagagtcactgcaaagaatgaaaaattcCCTATGTTTCTGCCTAAAGGTTTAAACGCATAAAATTTAGCTTTAAAGATATAGATAATTTACCGGATGCTTGAGCCATTCTCCGCTGTCAGGTTCAGAAGTTCTATTCTCTCAGATAGATATGGAGGCACaacacagagacctctccaaacacacacacacattatcccTGCTAGATCGGATGCAACTGGTTATATACCTAGTGCTCCTCCAGGTACACAATACTATGTAAATGCATAAATTTCACACTTCCTCCAATCTTCTTGATCTTCACAAGGACGCTGCGATCCATTCTCCAAGTTTTTATTATCCACAGTCACTAGGTAACCCTTATCTTTAtaagttcctgtgtgtgtgaaaacaatgcaatgacCAAACAGTCTATATCGACAGGATGCCGGTTCCGGTCTGCCAACACTCATATGCAAACATTCCCATTTCTATCTAAATTACCCCTAATTAACTGCAGGTGCGGGGTGACAGCTAAAGGGAGCCGACTCCGGCCTGTCAACACATAACCTCTTGATCTTCTCtgattcctgtgtgtgtgtgtgtgtgtgtgtgtgtgtgtgtgtgtgtgtgtgtgtttgatgcagagattagcctctgaggtttaacaattaatttactttcttgtcatttgagatgtttattatcCAGAGCTCCAACACGAGGCTTCACACAGATACATACGAATgtactttgacatttgacatcaggCACAGTGTTAAAGACACTTATTGTAATTTCCtattatgatattgtgaaactttaaagtataatcttttttaaatatgccttaagaccataaaagagacatttcttgatCTGTCTTCATACAATGGGCCCTCAGAAAGAGCTTGAAACATTGATCttttagggacacaggatgtatagccgatttcaaactgtctttaggGCAATAGTATTACAAAGGACAATCTGAGGGAGTTCCCGGGGggttaatcaaaggtcaaaggtcaccatccatcatccatcaatcaaaaagtgacagaaagtattgtttatctctctctagTGTGACTATGTTAAAAGTCAAATGTggatgtgtgaactgtgtaggataaacaGTGCCAGGTTAAAAGAGAGTTAGTCAACATGCAAAGAATCTGTTtgtgtgaagcataacattaattaacatcaacttagcatgtggctaccaaatccAAACAGGGGGAAGCACATCACAACAGTAAAActcagaggaaaataaatcaatacatgtagCGTTACATTAGTTAAACAGTcatgtgcttagccaagtacactgttaagctatgtgaagctatgtaatgcccAGTTATGTCACCAGTCCATGGAGGAAGTACTTGAAGTACTcctataataaaacaataataataataataataataacactgttaatattgtaaaaaataacaacagtaataataacaataacaaaaataaaacatctaaaaatatataacaataatattgTCATCATCATTGATACACTAATAGGTTGGTTGGTTGTAGGCACCATGTGtcacataataataacaattattattattattattattatcatagtTATCACTACTA
This window contains:
- the LOC122862882 gene encoding uncharacterized protein LOC122862882; translation: MAQASVTLNGGVNLQAEESDSATDTSTSETSSDTDSSSVLSEAVPDLWGELDQYFQEGLSPSSQPQDDATGHTSDGQNIIHSLEAAQLTGRDPADVIPHQNFEDQPPFHRESVSPANQPLMTAERPQPADRDPGFSSGRNRRRTSSEIPYPRSRGASSEGFPSARSNRPRSRPSRCHRCCGATHQQLELMSRAFWLLCPKLGVQSDNL